The DNA window GCATCAGGAGTGATCCTTCAGCATGGAATAGATATGGCATGGCGGGGAAAAGGATGCGAAAAATGCAGAGGAACCGGGTATATCGGACGTTTCGGCCTTTATGAGCAATTTGACGTCACACCGGAGATACAGGCAGCCATAGCGGAGAAAGCCCCTTCTTCCGAACTGCGAAGACTGGCACGAAAAAATGGTTTCTGCACCCTTCTCGAACTGGGCATAAAGGCAGTTGCAAACGGCGAGACAACCCCCGAAGAAATGCTGCGGGTGGTCGGAGAGGTATAAGACTTGCCCCTTTTTAAAGCTGAAGTTTACACGGCAGACGGCCGTCAAAAAGAGCTCCGTAAAGAAGCGGCGAATGAGAATGAGCTGCTCAGGGAACTTGTGTCCGATGGACTGACAGTAGTAAGCATAAAAGAAGAAAGCAGCAGAAAGCTCAACCCTTTCTCCGGGCACAGGAAGAGAGCCAGGCAGATCAGCTTGGAAGATCAGCATCTCTTCTGCATAACACTCTCTTCCTACATCAAAAGCGGACTTTCCATAACTGAAGTGCTTAGGCTGCTCCAGAGACAGACCAGAAATAAGCTCCTAAGACCTATCTACACTGAGCTGAGGGAATCTGTCGAGGGCGGCCGTTCACTTGCGGCTTCAATGCGTGTCGCAGGGGTTTTTAGGGAGAGCCTGGTCGGCATGGTCGAATCAGGGGAAAGATCCGCCTCGCTTCCTGATATTCTGGAGAAAGCCGCGGAACTGATACACAACGAGGTCCATCTCCGAAGGAAGCTTCGTTCTTCGCTTACCTATCCGCTCCTGATGTTCGTGGTTGGAATGGCAGTGGTAGTCTTCCTCCTTACGTTTGTGGTCCCAAGGCTGACAGCGCTCGTAATTGATTCAGGAGCGGAACTTCCATTTGTGACCCGTCTTTTGATCTTTATCTCTGATGCTGTAACGATGGGCTTCATACCTCTCCTGATCGCTCTTTTGATCGTTTTCATATTCCTCCGCAGAAGCGGCAGGAGCATTACCATCCCGATATTCAGGGAGATAAAGGAAAACATTGCATTCTCAATGATATTTTCACAGACCGGGACGCTTCTGAAATCCGGCCTCCCGCTTATTCAGGCACTTAAACTCACAGAACCTCTCGACCCTGTCAAGGGAAGGCTCCAAATTGTGCAGGACCATATAAGAAAAGGTTACAGATTTTCACAGGGGCTCGAAAAAGAGGGCTCCTTCCCAGAGGAGATAGTCTCTGTGGTAAGGGTCAGCGAAAACGGGAGGGATCTTCCTGACGGACTGATCCGGCTGGGCAACAACTGTTGGGATATCGCGCAGTCATCGATGCAAAAATACGCTACTCTTGCAGAGCCTTTGATAATACTTGTAATGGGTTTTCTTGTAGGGTTCGTGGTGATAGCAGTGCTTCTGCCTATTTTTGACCTTTCGACACTTGCTACCAGATAGAAAATTATCTGAGAGCGCTTAAGGGATCGACCGGGAAACTGTTCTTTCTGACCTCAAAGTGAAGATGATTGCCGGTCGACCTTCCGGTGCTCCCAACATAGGATATCAACTGACCGGAATAGACCTGATCGCCTTTTTGGACTGCCAGATCGCTGCAGTGTCCGTAGAGGGTCGTGATACCGTCTGTGTGATCGATAACAACAGTCTTGCCGTACCCTCCCATCCAACCTGAATAGACAACTACGCCATCCATCGCTGAAACTATCGCTCTCCCATATGGAGCCATTATATCCAGTCCTGAGTGGAAACTGCCTGCTGAGGCGTAAGAGCGGCTCCTCCAGCCAAACAGGCTCGAAACTCTTCCTCTGACCGGCCACATTAGGGTATTTCGCAACAGATACTCTCTTCCGGATGCTATTTTAATCATTCCGCTTTCTGTCTGTATGACTGAGGCATAATTTGCACCCGGCAAAAAGACCTCTCTGGCAGAAGAGAGCGGCGAGCCGATGTCTATACCGTTTGCGGCATAGATTTGATCTCTTTTCGTACCATAGAGAGATGAAAGTCTTTCGACGCTTTCCCCCTCCGAAACTTTGACAAAGATCCCTTCCCGGTCGGGTATCCGCAACACTGTACCCTGTAAAAGGCTGTTAATTTTTTCCGGGCTGTTTGATCCTATTATCGTATCCGCACCGAGATCGAACTTTTCAGCTATCGACCAGAGGGTATCTCCCTCTTTTACTATGTATGCCGTAACAGAGACCAGCTTTTTCTGCCTTAAAAATTCTGCTTCCCTTCTTTTCATTTCTTTAACGAAGAATGAGGTCTCATCCATGTGCTCCCTGTCTCTCGGCACGTAGATCACCAGATCCCCTTCTCTCTTTATTCTTCTGTCAATGCCGTTTATTCGAAGAAGGTCCTCTGCCGTAATATGATATTTTGCAGCAGCAGATTCCACAGATTCGTCCTTTTTAAGAATGAACTCGTCCCAATGTCTGTTGTCGCACATAGAGGAGATCAGCTTATCAGTTACTACCCCCCCGTTTTGGGACAGCGTGCGGTAAAGTTCTCTCTCGGGCGGCGTAAGGTTGGACATGTTCAGCAGGTCCCTTCCTCCTATTGAGATCACATCTTCACCAGAAGCGCTCCTTGGGTCATGAAGGTACAGCTCACCTGCCACAGACAACGATACCGCTGCGGCTGCCATGATAATGAATGAAGAAAAGAGCATTATTGCTTTCTTATACTTTCTAATTATTGCGGCTGCCTTTTCCATCCTTGCCCTGTCCCTTTCAGAAAATGATAAGGTCCTTTTGAACTGACTCAGGCAACACAAAATGATCAGGGGTGTGAACAGTACGCTGCATAAGTCTGTCAGCAGCCTGATGTAACACGGAAAGATGGGATAAACGCAGGCGCAGCCTGATCAAGCTGCGCCTTTTCGCTACTCCCAGTTAGTTATATCTGAGTTTGAATCTTCTCCGCCTTCCTGGCCGTCCGCCCCGTATGAAAAGAGATCAAAGTCCCCGTTCCGGCCCGGAGATTCATAAATAAACTCTCTGCCCCAGGCGTCTTTGGGGACCTTTTTCATATAACCGTTCTTTTTGTAATTGAGCGGTTCCGGAGGAGTGGTCGGAGGTTTCACAAGCGCAGCCAGGCCCTGGTCTGTCGTCGGGTAAAAACCGTTGTCCAGATGAAAAAGGCCCAAAACCTGCTCCAGCTGTGCTATCTGAGTCCTTGTAGTCTTTATCTTTGCCTCTTCACTCTGTCCGATCAGTCTGGGACCGACAAGAGCCGAAAGGAGGCCAATGATCACAACGACGACCATTATTTCTATCAGAGTAAAGCCACGCCGTTTATCAATGAATTTTTTCGTTTTCATAAGAATCTGCCTGTCCCCTTTGTTCTGTAAGTTTTGTGATCTTATTTTAATATATTACCATTTATTTTTACACATCGCTGCCATAATATCCTATAACTTTAAAAAGGTGAGGGGAAAAACCAGATCGCCCAGACGTTTCCCAGAAAATGAAAAATTATTGAGGGCAGGATATTTCCATATCTCTCGCGCAGCCACCCCATTATAAGGCCGGGGAAGAAGGTAAGAAGCGAAATGAGATAGGGCGCAGCGATAAGGTGCAGGGGTGCGAATACAAGGTTTACAGCCACTATTGAAACTGCCGCTGAATATCTCCTCCTCAATGCCGGCTGCATCCAGCCCCTGAAAAAAATTTCCTCTGCCACCGCTGCGGCAAACCCGGAGATCATCAGCTTCAAAACGATGTCAAACGGTCTTCTGTGCGGCAGGTCATCCCATGGCCACACAAGGGCAACAGCCGTCAGCAGTAATAGTGTAAATGCGGTAATAACAAGCGTTTGAAGGATAGCTCTTTTATCAAAAACGACCCTGAAGGGAGAAACATCTTCCGCCCTGTCCCTGTTTGATGTTTTATCATATGAGAAGCGATCTGAAAATTTGTCCATACCATTCCACTCTCTGCGAAAAGGCGTTGCCCTATCGGTCGGGCTTGCTGCTTGTCCATTATATCACCGCTTTTTTCGTGGATTATTATGTTTCTTATTTCCTGATCGATCATATTTTTCAAAGTTTGGAAGATTTGCTATGGCATCATCCATCTTTCAATCTTATACTTACATTGGAGTAATTGAAGTAAATGGTCTCATGTTGCTTGAAACTGCCGTATACCATATTCTCTATAGTATTTAAAGGGCCCTATCATCTGTCCATCTCATGGAGGGATCACGAATGAAAGTAGGAATGTTGATACTGGTTACGGTCATTATAATAAGCTTCTGTTTATCATTTGATCTTTTAACAGCAGAAGCATCTGGACCATCTGTCTATGTCGACTATGAGTACGGAGACCTCAAGGAAGTGATCGTCGGCCTTCCATACGGGATGTCGCCATCACTCAGCGCGCCATGGTTCGAAAACGCAATGAAGGTTTTGCCTCCTGACGAAGCCGAGTACGCAAGAAAAACAGCGGGGATGCTGTGGACTGATATGATCGACCCCAAAACCGGCAAAAGCGAGACAGAGATGCTGGAAGAAGAAAACCTTGCGCTGATCAACATTTTAAATTCCCTTGGAGTCAAAGTATTTCGTCCTAAAGAGATAACTGTTGATTTCATAAAGAAAAATTATGGCTCCGACATCCTGCTGAACGGATTCAGTCAGGATTTTCCCAGGGATAACATCGCAGTGATCGGAAACAACCTGATTGAGCTCAATCTTCGGACACCACTCAGAAAAGTTGACATATCCGGGTTCAAAGAAGTGCTGACAGACAAGTGTACAAAGGGTGATGTCAGATGGTTTTCCATGCCTCATACGGAATTGCTTGCCCCTCCAGACCCTGATACTCCGCTTCTGGAAGGCGGAGACGTTATTGTATTGGACAGGACTATCCTTGTCGGCAACACCAGGAATCCAAGCGTGGGATCAAACGAAGCGGGCTTCAGATGGCTTAAAAACATTCTGGGAAGCTCCTACGATGTTGTACGGATCCCCCTGAGGGAGGACGTCCTCCATCTTGACTGCGTTCTATCTGTTCCGCGCGAAGGCCTCGCGATAGTCTGTGAAGAGGCTTTTGTTGACGGACTGCCCGACTATATAAAAGGATGGGACCTGATCAAGGTAAGCATTGAGAGCGTGCAGAGGCTTGCGATAAACGGGATACCGGTCGACAGCAAAAATTACATTATCTCCTACAATGAGCACAACGACAACAGATATCTGCAGTCCGAGCTTGAGACGAGGTATATCAGAGTCCACAGGGTATTTTTCGGGACCCACAACGGGCAGGGCGGCTCGCTGAGGTGTGCCACCCAGCCTATTATAAGGAAAATTAAGTGATCGGTCCTATATGAATGCGGCCCTCCTGTCGGGCGCTGCAAAAGCATTCGGCAGGAGGACCTTGTTTTTTTCAGTGATCTGATTTGAGTCCTGCTCCGCACATCGTAAGCAGGCTGTCGGGTGTTTTTCCCTGCACCTCGCAGTATTTAAGGTATGCGGCGTAATTTGCGGCGGTCGTGTGTTCACAGTAGATGCCCTTTTCTGCCAAGACGGATCTTGCGTCAAGTATTTTATCTTCAGGGGCCCTTATAAGCCTGACATCATACCTGTAAATGTACTCAAGTATCTCCTCTCCGCGTGCCGGACGGCCTATAGCTATGCCTTCAGCAAGAGTGACCTTGGGGAACACTTTTGCCGGCATTTTTTCACCGGCCTCAACAGCCTTCACAAACGGATCACAGTTCTCGCTCTGGATCGCCACTATGTTGGGCATCCTGTCGATCGCGCCGCTTGCCAGAAGTTCTTCAAGTCCTTTGATCACACCTATAAATAGAGTCCCGTTGCCAAGTGGGATGAAAATGTTCTCGGGAATTCTGCTCAGCTGTTCGTAAACTTCGTAGATGTAGGTCTTGGTCCCTTCGTAGAAGAAGGGATTATAGACATGGTTGGCGTAATATTTACCCTCTTTTTCCACCTTAGACCTGCATGAATCGGCGCAGTTGTCGCGCGATCCCGGCACAATGTTCACACGCGCTCCGTGCGCCTTTATCATGTCTATTTTTTTGGGAGACGTCCCCTCAGGCACAAAGATCTCACAGTCTATGCCGCATCTTCCGCAGTATGCCGCCACGCTGTTTCCGGCGTTGCCGCTGCTGTCCTGTACAACAGAATCCACACCTATCGCTTTGCAGTGAGCTATAAGGACCGCAGCGCCCCTATCCTTGAAGGAGAGGGTCGGCATGAAATAATCCATTTTGAGGAGCACATCATCACTGAACCTGATGACAGGGGTCATTCCCTCTCCCAGTGTCACTTCGCGCCAGGTATCGTCCTCAAGCGCCATGAACTCCCTGTAGCGGAACATCCCCCAGATGCTTTTGTCTATACTGGATGGATCGTATCGTGGCGCGTCAAAATCAAGTTTCCATAGCCCGCCGCACTCGCACTTCGGCTTTCGGGTCCTCGTGCTCTCAATAGTGCCGCATTTACCGCAGACAAAATTCATCTTGGTACCTCCGCGACCGCCTCTATCTCGACAAGACAGCCAAAATGGAGCTTTCCGCACGGCACAACA is part of the Synergistetes bacterium HGW-Synergistetes-1 genome and encodes:
- a CDS encoding peptidase M23, whose amino-acid sequence is MEKAAAIIRKYKKAIMLFSSFIIMAAAAVSLSVAGELYLHDPRSASGEDVISIGGRDLLNMSNLTPPERELYRTLSQNGGVVTDKLISSMCDNRHWDEFILKKDESVESAAAKYHITAEDLLRINGIDRRIKREGDLVIYVPRDREHMDETSFFVKEMKRREAEFLRQKKLVSVTAYIVKEGDTLWSIAEKFDLGADTIIGSNSPEKINSLLQGTVLRIPDREGIFVKVSEGESVERLSSLYGTKRDQIYAANGIDIGSPLSSAREVFLPGANYASVIQTESGMIKIASGREYLLRNTLMWPVRGRVSSLFGWRSRSYASAGSFHSGLDIMAPYGRAIVSAMDGVVVYSGWMGGYGKTVVIDHTDGITTLYGHCSDLAVQKGDQVYSGQLISYVGSTGRSTGNHLHFEVRKNSFPVDPLSALR
- a CDS encoding threonine synthase; translation: MNFVCGKCGTIESTRTRKPKCECGGLWKLDFDAPRYDPSSIDKSIWGMFRYREFMALEDDTWREVTLGEGMTPVIRFSDDVLLKMDYFMPTLSFKDRGAAVLIAHCKAIGVDSVVQDSSGNAGNSVAAYCGRCGIDCEIFVPEGTSPKKIDMIKAHGARVNIVPGSRDNCADSCRSKVEKEGKYYANHVYNPFFYEGTKTYIYEVYEQLSRIPENIFIPLGNGTLFIGVIKGLEELLASGAIDRMPNIVAIQSENCDPFVKAVEAGEKMPAKVFPKVTLAEGIAIGRPARGEEILEYIYRYDVRLIRAPEDKILDARSVLAEKGIYCEHTTAANYAAYLKYCEVQGKTPDSLLTMCGAGLKSDH
- a CDS encoding type II secretion system F family protein yields the protein MSLEDQHLFCITLSSYIKSGLSITEVLRLLQRQTRNKLLRPIYTELRESVEGGRSLAASMRVAGVFRESLVGMVESGERSASLPDILEKAAELIHNEVHLRRKLRSSLTYPLLMFVVGMAVVVFLLTFVVPRLTALVIDSGAELPFVTRLLIFISDAVTMGFIPLLIALLIVFIFLRRSGRSITIPIFREIKENIAFSMIFSQTGTLLKSGLPLIQALKLTEPLDPVKGRLQIVQDHIRKGYRFSQGLEKEGSFPEEIVSVVRVSENGRDLPDGLIRLGNNCWDIAQSSMQKYATLAEPLIILVMGFLVGFVVIAVLLPIFDLSTLATR
- the gspG gene encoding type II secretion system protein GspG; its protein translation is MKTKKFIDKRRGFTLIEIMVVVVIIGLLSALVGPRLIGQSEEAKIKTTRTQIAQLEQVLGLFHLDNGFYPTTDQGLAALVKPPTTPPEPLNYKKNGYMKKVPKDAWGREFIYESPGRNGDFDLFSYGADGQEGGEDSNSDITNWE